Proteins encoded together in one Psychrobacter sp. 28M-43 window:
- the ftsA gene encoding cell division protein FtsA, producing MKNNENLVVVHLSATAVYVVIGNVVSAKDIRILGVGQVKNSDFYQGQIKHRERLQGAIKQAIQEAEDTANCRVHSVWLTLATPELSSKNSAGEVKVEDEVVRAKDMVQALANAKSRDLSSDYYLMHCCQQGIYVDEQDFMVDDVIEMMAHNITVMYHMMMMPVASRQNIQKLLQSCDVGIDHIVFDAVTSAEYSLMTEERQQGVCLVDIGASTTSICVYKENKLIFTHCIATGSHEVTMDISADFGISMIEAEKLKKSHGTADVNSVDPSAFFLFKPQGSGDEINIGIYNLARIIEARYVQIFTEVARQLHEAGLIGYIDKGIVLTGGGSTIKGMIPFAKKLLKMPVVLTNTHPAISAYNHFDNDESFKLLNSQVNDRAYQTAFGTLLYSQSEQFRRSEKSEPEAIQNNRVSGVFRSAGQRFANVLKKIL from the coding sequence ATGAAAAATAATGAAAATCTGGTTGTTGTCCATCTAAGTGCCACGGCAGTATATGTCGTCATAGGCAATGTTGTCTCTGCAAAAGACATTCGTATTTTGGGCGTAGGACAAGTTAAAAACAGCGATTTTTATCAAGGTCAAATAAAGCATCGTGAACGTCTGCAAGGTGCTATTAAGCAAGCCATTCAAGAAGCAGAAGACACCGCTAACTGCCGTGTGCACAGTGTTTGGTTAACGCTTGCGACCCCTGAGCTATCCAGCAAAAACAGTGCTGGAGAGGTCAAAGTAGAAGATGAAGTCGTACGTGCCAAAGATATGGTACAAGCATTGGCCAATGCAAAATCGCGTGATTTATCATCTGATTATTATTTGATGCATTGCTGTCAGCAAGGTATCTATGTCGATGAGCAAGATTTTATGGTGGATGATGTCATCGAGATGATGGCACACAATATCACCGTAATGTACCACATGATGATGATGCCTGTTGCCAGCCGTCAGAATATCCAAAAGCTATTACAAAGTTGTGACGTCGGCATTGATCATATTGTTTTCGATGCAGTGACCAGCGCTGAGTATAGTTTGATGACTGAGGAGCGCCAGCAAGGCGTTTGCTTGGTTGATATCGGTGCCAGTACGACCAGCATTTGTGTTTATAAAGAGAATAAGCTGATTTTTACACACTGTATAGCAACAGGCAGTCATGAAGTGACAATGGATATTTCAGCTGATTTTGGTATTTCCATGATTGAAGCTGAAAAGCTGAAGAAGTCTCATGGTACAGCTGATGTTAATAGTGTCGATCCAAGCGCCTTCTTTTTATTCAAGCCTCAAGGATCGGGTGACGAAATCAATATTGGTATCTATAACCTAGCACGCATCATTGAAGCTCGTTACGTTCAGATATTTACTGAAGTAGCGCGTCAACTACACGAAGCAGGTTTGATAGGCTATATCGATAAAGGAATTGTGTTGACTGGCGGCGGTAGTACGATTAAAGGTATGATACCCTTTGCCAAAAAGCTACTAAAAATGCCTGTCGTACTAACAAACACCCATCCTGCTATCAGCGCTTATAATCATTTTGATAATGATGAGTCATTTAAGCTATTAAATAGTCAAGTGAATGACCGTGCTTATCAGACAGCTTTTGGCACATTGCTATATAGTCAAAGTGAGCAATTCCGCCGTAGCGAAAAAAGCGAACCTGAAGCGATTCAAAACAATCGAGTATCAGGCGTGTTTCGGAGTGCGGGTCAACGGTTTGCAAATGTTTTAAAGAAAATATTATAG
- a CDS encoding cell division protein FtsQ/DivIB: MAQTVNEVTDLMSDKAGRPKSKIQIPATVKYLFMVLVLGLLVLILMMGGKALRDAPPANIYVSNQGLSAAQYRSLQDVMEQQQVSSFFTSDLQALRDITMGLAWVDQVSISRDWQRGIVVNALPKQAVANFGTERLVDAKGAVFVPADSRDLTQERFATLQGEMSQAPVIMQQMQQVNDWYAPLGIQVEDIILSPRMTWLIRFDNGLRVIVDNENTAQKLLNLSQLLGNQLRTRRDDMQSVDLRYKNGFTIAWNVTQSAESE; this comes from the coding sequence ATGGCTCAAACTGTCAACGAGGTAACTGACTTGATGAGTGATAAAGCCGGTCGCCCAAAATCTAAGATCCAAATACCGGCAACGGTAAAGTATCTATTTATGGTACTTGTCTTAGGTTTGCTAGTGCTAATATTAATGATGGGCGGCAAAGCGCTGCGTGATGCGCCGCCAGCAAATATTTATGTCAGTAATCAAGGTTTGTCTGCTGCTCAGTATCGCTCATTACAAGATGTGATGGAACAACAACAAGTAAGTAGCTTTTTTACTTCTGATTTGCAAGCATTGCGAGACATCACGATGGGTTTAGCTTGGGTAGACCAAGTGAGTATCTCTCGTGATTGGCAACGTGGCATCGTCGTCAACGCATTACCCAAACAGGCAGTTGCCAATTTTGGTACAGAACGTTTGGTCGATGCAAAAGGGGCGGTATTTGTTCCTGCTGATAGTAGAGATTTAACACAAGAGCGTTTTGCGACCTTACAGGGTGAGATGTCTCAAGCGCCAGTTATTATGCAACAGATGCAGCAAGTTAATGATTGGTATGCACCGCTTGGTATACAGGTCGAAGATATCATTCTGTCACCGAGAATGACTTGGCTAATCCGCTTTGACAATGGATTACGTGTGATTGTCGACAATGAAAATACGGCGCAAAAACTACTGAATCTAAGCCAACTGCTTGGCAATCAGTTAAGGACGCGTCGAGATGACATGCAGTCTGTAGATTTACGATACAAAAATGGCTTTACCATCGCTTGGAACGTGACACAGAGTGCTGAATCAGAATAG
- a CDS encoding D-alanine--D-alanine ligase has translation MTTDNKDNKDNNSTQNAAINDTSLDTTTHAKDASQFGKVAVIYGGSSNERSVSLDSGAAVLQALQNQGVDATHFDPKHQDITELRKFDRVFNVLHGRGGEDGLLQGVLQWFDIPQTGSGILASALGMDKVRTKQLWQGCGLSTAPFSLLTADTDWQQVVNMLGLPLIIKPVHEGSSIGMTKVNHLDELPAAYATAVECGDAVMAERWITGREFTIVIIDDEAYPVIRLEPADITNFYDFEAKYNRNDTSYYIPCGLSAADEKHLQDLSLAAFRAVDAKGWGRIDAMQDEAGNFWLLEINTVPGMTSHSLVPMAAKARGLDFDALCWHILAQTL, from the coding sequence ATGACAACTGACAATAAAGACAATAAAGACAATAATAGCACTCAAAATGCAGCTATCAACGATACATCTTTAGACACGACGACTCATGCAAAAGATGCCAGTCAATTTGGCAAAGTAGCCGTTATTTATGGTGGCAGTAGCAATGAGCGTAGCGTGTCTTTGGACAGTGGTGCGGCAGTATTGCAAGCGCTCCAAAACCAAGGCGTTGATGCCACTCATTTTGATCCAAAGCACCAAGACATCACTGAGCTACGCAAATTCGACCGCGTGTTTAATGTGTTACATGGTCGTGGCGGCGAAGATGGCTTGTTGCAAGGCGTATTACAGTGGTTTGACATACCGCAAACAGGCTCAGGTATTCTAGCTTCTGCACTAGGTATGGACAAAGTACGTACCAAGCAATTGTGGCAAGGTTGCGGCCTTTCAACTGCACCATTTTCATTATTGACAGCTGATACTGACTGGCAGCAAGTGGTTAATATGTTAGGTCTTCCACTTATAATTAAACCAGTTCATGAAGGTTCAAGTATTGGCATGACTAAGGTCAATCATCTTGATGAGCTGCCTGCCGCTTATGCAACTGCAGTGGAATGTGGTGATGCGGTGATGGCTGAGCGCTGGATTACAGGTCGCGAATTTACGATTGTAATTATCGATGACGAAGCCTATCCAGTTATTCGTCTCGAACCAGCTGATATCACTAATTTCTATGATTTTGAAGCCAAATATAATCGTAACGATACCAGTTACTATATCCCCTGTGGATTGAGCGCTGCTGATGAAAAGCACTTGCAAGATTTAAGCCTTGCAGCATTTCGTGCAGTAGATGCAAAAGGGTGGGGACGTATCGATGCCATGCAAGACGAAGCAGGCAATTTTTGGTTGCTTGAAATTAATACCGTACCAGGTATGACCAGTCATAGTTTGGTTCCAATGGCGGCCAAAGCTCGCGGACTAGATTTTGATGCACTATGTTGGCATATTTTGGCACAAACGCTATAA